The Paenibacillus polymyxa M1 DNA segment CGATGGACAAATTTATTTGTCAGCAGATCCGATTGAATGGTACGAAGGCGCAGCAGCAGACAAAGCATTTGTGGAGCATGAAGGAAATACAGGATTGGACGGAGCGCCGGATGGCTACTACATCGTAAACAATTCCGTGCAAAATGACGTGTATCAGGTTGCACCAGATGCTTCGGTAGAGGTGCAGATTTATGATCACACAGGGAATATAGAAGATACAGACGTGCAATGGAACGAATCCATTCCTTTGGCACAATTTGAGAAGGATTTTGCCAAAAAGGATGTTCTGGACCTCAGCCAATTTCCATACCATGTTACGCTTCGTGACGGTAAGGTTGTAAAAATCGTGCAGCAGTTCATTCCTTAAACAATAAGCTTATACAGACACGTACTTCTTACTTGATCACAGATCAGGGAAGTACGGTTTTTTATATTTTGTAACAAAAAAAGAGGATATCCATCCCATAAAGGGTGCGGATATCCTCTTCTCTTCATATATATAATTAGAACGATTTTGCTGCGTCTACTGCACGTTGTACGGCAGAAGCAACGATCTCTTGTGCTTGGTCAGGAGCTTGGTTATGTCCTTCCAGTACAACCTTCACGATGTCTTTTACGCCGAAGAAGGTTAAGATGTTACTCATGAAGTTCAAAGACATTTCAGCAGCAGCAGCAGGCCCTTCGGAATAAACGCCGCCTCTTGCATTCAACAGGGCTACTTTAGTGTCAGTTACAAGACCTACAGGACCTTCAGCAGTGTATTTGAATGTTTTACCAGCTTGGTTCAGGTAGTCAATGTATGTGTGCAGTACAGCTGGAATAGTCATATTCCAGAGTGGGAAAGCAAATACGACTTTGTCTGCTGCCAAGAATTGATCCAGGTAACCATTAGCGATGTTTGCCAGGCGAGCTTCTTCTGTATTCAGCTCCATGCCTCTTGCGGATTTGAACGTACCGTTGATCATGTTAGCGTTCAGATAAGGAAGTTCGACGGAGAACAGGTCCAGTTCAGTGATTTCATCAGATGGGTGAGAAGACTTGTAGCTTTCCACGAATGCGTTATACAATTTAACTGTTGCGGATTCTTCAGCTGTACGATCATTAGCTTTGACAAATAATACTTTAGACATGATTTTATTTCCCCCTAAGTAAGTTGAATAGGTAAGTTTAGTTAGTAAGTTACCACGTAATATTACAATATAAAGATAATATCTGTCAACACTTCTATATTAAATTTACTTTGGACAGCTACTTTATTTTTTACACTGTAAAATTTGCGTGTTTCTTTTGCAAAATATCATTTTTGCGGTAAAATTTAAATGTAAAGTCTAATGAAGAGAATGCTTAGATAGGCGAAGAAGGAAATGAACATGGTGCCAGCAAGATATAACACCATAGTTGAACGAAAAAAGGTGAGTAGCTTGAAGATAGGTTTTTTTGATTCGGGATTGGGTGGAATTACAGTATTGTCTGAGGCGCTAAGACGTTTGCCAAACGAAAATTTTGTTTACATGGCGGATACGCTTCATGTTCCTTACGGAACGAAAACACCCCAAGAGGTGCTTGGTTATGTCAAGGCTTCGGTACAAACGATTCTAAAAGAGGATATTAAGGCATTGGTGATTGCCTGCAATACGGCTACAAGTATCGCGGTGGCAGAGCTAAGGAAGGAATATAAATTTCCGATTATCGGAATGGAACCAGCAGTGAAACCAGCGGTCGAGATGAACCGTGCCAATGGTAAAAGAGTTCTGGTGCTGGCGACACCGTTGACTTTAAAACAATCTGGTTATGCAGCACTGGTATCCAGAGTTGACGATCATGGAAGTGTGGACTCACTGCCT contains these protein-coding regions:
- the murI gene encoding glutamate racemase, coding for MVPARYNTIVERKKVSSLKIGFFDSGLGGITVLSEALRRLPNENFVYMADTLHVPYGTKTPQEVLGYVKASVQTILKEDIKALVIACNTATSIAVAELRKEYKFPIIGMEPAVKPAVEMNRANGKRVLVLATPLTLKQSGYAALVSRVDDHGSVDSLPLPELVQYCEQLNFDRTELFNYFNHKLSSFNLDIYGTVVLGCTHYPFYKEILRELLPSHIQLIDGSHGTVKRLKQVLSERNLLASPVKVGQPQEGHVTFLCTSQDETYVHKMERALEIYAEHEKIYF
- a CDS encoding FMN-dependent NADH-azoreductase, with the translated sequence MSKVLFVKANDRTAEESATVKLYNAFVESYKSSHPSDEITELDLFSVELPYLNANMINGTFKSARGMELNTEEARLANIANGYLDQFLAADKVVFAFPLWNMTIPAVLHTYIDYLNQAGKTFKYTAEGPVGLVTDTKVALLNARGGVYSEGPAAAAEMSLNFMSNILTFFGVKDIVKVVLEGHNQAPDQAQEIVASAVQRAVDAAKSF